The proteins below come from a single Terriglobia bacterium genomic window:
- a CDS encoding ABC transporter ATP-binding protein produces MAVVETRKLSKVFKEGELGAVNDVNLETREGEFLVFLGPSGSGKTTLLRMIAGLENPTAGEIRIGGQVVTHLTPRERGIAMVFQSYALYPHLSVYNNIAFPLKAQKVPKQLHKQKVEWASSLLGIGALLQRKPRELSGGERQRVALARAIVREPSVFLLDEPLSNLDAKLRASAREELELFHKRVGTTTIYVTHDQVEAMAMGDRVMVLHKGYMRQLGTPREVYDTPADTFVATFLGSPPMNLLENGDYIVGFRPEHLLPIELAPNPAITFRLKVKVTEYLGAEWILYASVTGGKFDGKEVISRLASAASFKPDQVYDFGVRDADLHFFDRQSEKRTQPKVLEWQ; encoded by the coding sequence ATGGCCGTTGTCGAAACCAGAAAACTAAGCAAGGTCTTCAAAGAGGGTGAACTCGGCGCAGTGAACGATGTGAATCTGGAAACTCGCGAAGGCGAGTTTCTGGTCTTCCTCGGTCCATCGGGATCGGGGAAGACCACGCTGTTGCGCATGATCGCCGGCCTGGAAAATCCCACGGCCGGCGAGATTCGCATTGGGGGACAGGTGGTGACCCACCTCACCCCGCGCGAGCGCGGCATCGCCATGGTTTTCCAGAGCTACGCGCTCTATCCCCACCTTTCCGTGTACAACAACATCGCCTTCCCGCTGAAGGCGCAAAAAGTTCCCAAACAACTGCACAAGCAGAAAGTCGAGTGGGCCTCGTCGCTGCTGGGAATCGGCGCACTCTTGCAGCGCAAGCCGCGCGAACTGTCGGGCGGCGAGCGGCAGCGTGTCGCACTGGCGCGCGCCATCGTGCGCGAACCCTCGGTCTTCCTGCTGGACGAGCCGCTTTCCAATCTCGACGCCAAGCTGCGCGCCAGCGCCCGCGAGGAGCTGGAGCTGTTTCACAAGCGCGTGGGAACAACCACCATCTACGTCACCCACGACCAAGTGGAAGCGATGGCGATGGGCGACCGCGTCATGGTGCTGCACAAAGGCTACATGCGCCAGCTCGGCACGCCGCGCGAGGTCTACGACACCCCGGCCGACACCTTCGTCGCGACCTTTTTGGGTTCGCCGCCCATGAACCTGCTGGAGAATGGCGACTACATCGTCGGTTTCCGCCCCGAGCATCTCCTGCCCATCGAGCTGGCGCCGAATCCGGCGATCACGTTCCGGCTGAAGGTCAAGGTCACCGAGTACCTGGGCGCGGAGTGGATCCTCTACGCCAGCGTGACCGGCGGAAAGTTTGACGGCAAGGAAGTGATCTCGCGCCTCGCGTCCGCCGCGTCGTTTAAACCCGATCAGGTCTACGACTTCGGCGTGCGCGACGCCGACCTGCACTTCTTCGATCGCCAGTCCGAGAAGCGTACCCAACCCAAGGTGCTGGAATGGCAGTGA
- a CDS encoding extracellular solute-binding protein codes for MAKKRSGSFTRRDFLKTTGAAAVVAGAGPYFLFPERAQAQQKTLKIAQWSHFVPDYDKWFDSEYTKAWGQKHNTNVIVDHINLTEINARAAAEVSAQKGHDLFMFLSPPAAYEQQTVDMTHVYQEVEKKHGKKIDLAHKSTFNPKTKKYFAFSDSYVPDPGNWYKEWWAEAGYPNGPDTYDDLRTGAKKIRDKRGNPCGLGLAQELDTSMAMRAILWSFGGAEQDEQGNVTINSKATIEALKYMKALYQESETPEVFTWDPSSNNRAMLAGKTSYVANAISITRQAEREHSPISSHIMVSKALKGPAKRLAAEHVMDCYVVWNFADNKEGAQQFLIDYIDNFKQGFEAGKWYNFPCFPSTVPDIKKIVQNDPAADPPNKYAVLADVLDWATNVGYPGYATAAIDEAFKTWVIPTMFAKVARGDETPENAAKAAEQEYKRIFARWK; via the coding sequence ATGGCGAAAAAGCGCAGTGGAAGCTTCACCCGAAGGGATTTCCTTAAGACCACCGGCGCCGCCGCCGTGGTGGCGGGAGCGGGTCCATATTTTCTGTTTCCGGAAAGAGCGCAAGCGCAGCAGAAGACGCTGAAGATTGCGCAGTGGAGCCATTTCGTTCCCGATTACGACAAATGGTTCGATAGCGAGTACACCAAAGCCTGGGGACAGAAGCACAACACCAATGTGATCGTGGATCACATCAACCTCACCGAGATCAACGCTCGTGCCGCCGCCGAAGTATCCGCCCAGAAGGGACACGACCTGTTCATGTTCCTCTCGCCTCCGGCGGCCTACGAGCAGCAGACTGTGGATATGACGCACGTGTACCAGGAGGTCGAGAAGAAGCACGGCAAGAAGATCGACCTGGCGCACAAGTCCACTTTCAACCCGAAGACGAAGAAGTATTTTGCCTTTTCCGACTCCTACGTTCCCGATCCCGGCAACTGGTACAAGGAATGGTGGGCGGAGGCGGGCTATCCCAACGGTCCCGATACCTACGACGACCTGCGCACGGGCGCGAAGAAGATTCGCGACAAGCGCGGCAACCCCTGCGGGTTGGGCCTGGCGCAGGAGCTCGACACCAGCATGGCGATGCGGGCCATCTTGTGGTCCTTCGGCGGCGCCGAGCAGGATGAGCAGGGCAACGTGACCATCAACTCCAAGGCGACCATCGAGGCGCTCAAGTACATGAAGGCGCTCTACCAGGAGTCGGAGACGCCGGAGGTCTTCACCTGGGACCCGTCGTCCAATAACCGCGCAATGCTGGCGGGGAAGACGTCCTATGTCGCCAATGCCATCTCGATCACGCGGCAGGCGGAGCGGGAACACAGTCCCATTTCCAGCCACATCATGGTCTCGAAGGCGTTGAAGGGCCCGGCCAAGCGGCTTGCCGCCGAGCACGTGATGGACTGCTACGTGGTGTGGAATTTCGCCGACAACAAGGAAGGTGCGCAGCAGTTCCTGATTGATTACATTGACAACTTCAAGCAGGGCTTCGAGGCGGGCAAGTGGTACAACTTCCCCTGCTTCCCGTCGACCGTGCCCGACATCAAGAAGATCGTGCAGAACGATCCCGCGGCCGATCCGCCCAACAAGTATGCCGTGCTGGCCGACGTGCTAGACTGGGCCACCAACGTGGGCTACCCGGGGTATGCCACAGCCGCTATTGATGAGGCTTTCAAGACTTGGGTGATTCCCACCATGTTCGCCAAAGTCGCTCGCGGCGATGAAACTCCCGAAAACGCCGCTAAGGCGGCCGAGCAGGAGTACAAGCGTATCTTCGCACGTTGGAAATAA
- a CDS encoding Xaa-Pro peptidase family protein, producing MTAGSEPTAAQPASIQALKSMRDQARPITAGERGQRIARARGLMAANSMDAILMIGGSSLMYFANVSWWNSERLGALILPVKGEPFFVVPAFEEDRLREQLAGGPLDPKQHRFDNPQLAKWPFDVKAADVRTWQEDEDPYRLVAQGLKDRGLSVGTLGTEERVTFAFSNGVAQAAPALKMVSATPVTAGCRGVKSAHELELMKLANQATWLVYRAVYQAMRPGMTQHDVGALITAAYGNVGFRGGASVQVGEYTALPHGSRTPQVIHEGMPIMIDDGCTVEGYNSDITRTFVLGKATDKQKHVFEIVQRAQKAALDAARPGVACEAVDAAARKVITDAGYGPGYKFFGHRLGHGIGMDGHEWPYLVHGNALPLAPGMTFSDEPGIYIRGEFGVRLEDDIYVTNNGAEMFTTPSPSIEHPFG from the coding sequence TTGACCGCCGGTAGTGAGCCGACCGCCGCGCAGCCGGCGTCCATCCAGGCGCTCAAGTCGATGCGCGACCAGGCTCGCCCGATCACGGCTGGCGAGCGCGGGCAGCGCATCGCGCGGGCGCGTGGGTTGATGGCGGCGAACAGCATGGACGCCATCCTCATGATCGGCGGCAGTTCGCTCATGTACTTCGCCAATGTCAGTTGGTGGAACAGCGAGCGGCTGGGTGCGCTCATCCTCCCGGTCAAGGGCGAACCGTTCTTCGTTGTGCCGGCATTTGAAGAGGATCGCTTGCGCGAGCAACTGGCAGGCGGACCGCTCGATCCGAAGCAACATCGCTTTGACAATCCACAGCTAGCTAAGTGGCCTTTTGACGTCAAGGCCGCCGACGTACGCACCTGGCAGGAAGACGAAGACCCGTACCGGCTGGTCGCGCAAGGACTGAAGGACCGCGGCCTCTCGGTGGGCACGCTGGGCACGGAAGAACGGGTGACATTCGCGTTCAGCAACGGCGTGGCGCAGGCAGCGCCGGCGCTGAAGATGGTGAGCGCGACTCCGGTCACCGCCGGCTGCCGCGGAGTGAAATCGGCGCACGAACTGGAGCTGATGAAGCTGGCCAACCAGGCGACCTGGCTGGTGTATCGCGCCGTCTATCAGGCGATGCGGCCGGGCATGACGCAGCACGATGTCGGTGCGCTGATTACCGCCGCGTACGGCAATGTCGGCTTCCGCGGAGGCGCCAGCGTGCAGGTGGGCGAATACACTGCGCTGCCGCATGGCTCGCGCACGCCGCAGGTCATCCACGAAGGCATGCCGATCATGATTGACGACGGATGCACGGTGGAGGGCTACAACTCCGACATCACGCGCACCTTCGTCCTCGGCAAGGCGACCGACAAGCAAAAGCACGTTTTCGAAATCGTGCAGCGGGCGCAGAAGGCAGCACTAGATGCGGCGCGGCCGGGCGTGGCGTGCGAAGCCGTGGACGCGGCCGCGCGCAAGGTCATCACCGACGCCGGATACGGCCCCGGGTACAAGTTTTTCGGGCACCGGTTGGGCCACGGCATCGGCATGGACGGCCACGAATGGCCGTACCTGGTGCATGGCAACGCCCTTCCGCTGGCGCCGGGCATGACGTTCAGCGACGAGCCGGGCATCTACATTCGCGGCGAATTCGGCGTTCGGCTGGAAGACGATATCTACGTCACCAACAATGGCGCGGAGATGTTCACCACCCCCAGCCCGTCCATCGAGCACCCGTTCGGCTGA
- a CDS encoding DNA alkylation repair protein yields the protein MKPPAYMADHVRRVIKNGASAPHSEEVQRFFKEKVASRGWYTAELRKVAYRFHRVLLNEHGLDYLVSVADQLFRGRVLEEKNMAVMLLEKSVHDFGPRQFRLFEQWLDRVSSWADHDALVYYLISPMLVDEPSRVRFAFVWARSRNRWRRRASAVALIRGARRRMFRSEIARLSEMLLNDADDMVQKGLGWLLREYAKADAANAVKLLMKLRARAPRLVLRTACETLPAETRAKVLAKAAADL from the coding sequence ATGAAACCTCCTGCCTACATGGCCGACCACGTCCGTCGCGTCATCAAGAACGGAGCTTCGGCGCCGCACTCGGAAGAGGTACAGCGATTTTTCAAGGAGAAGGTCGCCTCTCGCGGCTGGTACACCGCCGAGCTGCGCAAGGTTGCGTACCGCTTCCACCGCGTGCTGCTGAACGAACACGGGCTCGATTACCTGGTTTCCGTTGCCGACCAGCTCTTTCGCGGCCGCGTGCTGGAAGAAAAAAACATGGCGGTGATGCTGCTGGAAAAATCCGTGCACGACTTCGGCCCGAGACAATTCCGCCTGTTCGAGCAGTGGCTCGACCGCGTCTCGAGCTGGGCGGACCACGACGCACTCGTGTACTACCTGATCAGTCCCATGCTCGTGGACGAACCATCGCGGGTGCGCTTCGCCTTCGTCTGGGCGCGCTCGCGCAACCGCTGGCGCCGCCGCGCCTCGGCCGTGGCGCTCATCCGGGGCGCCCGCCGGCGGATGTTTCGCAGCGAGATTGCCCGGTTGTCGGAAATGCTGCTGAACGACGCCGATGATATGGTGCAGAAAGGTCTCGGGTGGCTGTTGCGCGAGTACGCCAAGGCCGACGCCGCTAACGCGGTCAAACTGCTGATGAAACTGCGCGCGCGCGCGCCGCGGCTGGTCCTCCGCACCGCTTGCGAAACATTGCCGGCGGAAACGCGAGCCAAGGTGCTGGCAAAAGCGGCTGCTGACTTGTAG
- a CDS encoding Xaa-Pro peptidase family protein — translation MNLSAIQAALREQKIDAWLFYDHHHRDAIAYRVLGVPEHLMVTRRWYYVVPAEGEPRKLVHRIEAGHLDTLPGTKREYSGWQELFENLKSMLAPYRNVAMQYSPNNIVFTISLVDAGTVELVRSFGKNIVSSADLVSRFEATLLDEQIESHFAAGKKVDAITAAAFQEIGRRVRSGGTNEFDIQKFFAESFQREDLVTDDLPIVAANANASNPHYGPSAEHHSPIREGDLVLLDVWAKQNKPGAVYYDITWMGFVGKAPSQKQREVFEVVKQARDAGVEKVKAAISAGQKIAGWEVDKATRDVIETAGYGKYFIHRTGHSIATEVHGNGANMDNLEIHDERQILPNTCFSVEPGIYLPEFGVRSEVNVMVRKDAAEVTGKVQRELVII, via the coding sequence ATGAACCTCTCCGCTATTCAGGCCGCCCTGCGCGAGCAGAAGATCGATGCGTGGCTGTTTTACGACCACCACCACCGCGACGCCATTGCCTATCGCGTGCTCGGAGTTCCCGAGCACCTGATGGTCACCCGGCGCTGGTATTACGTTGTGCCCGCCGAGGGCGAGCCGCGCAAGCTGGTGCATCGCATCGAGGCCGGCCATCTCGACACCCTGCCCGGCACCAAGCGCGAGTACTCGGGCTGGCAGGAGCTGTTCGAAAATCTCAAGTCCATGCTGGCGCCGTACCGCAACGTCGCCATGCAGTATTCGCCCAATAACATCGTTTTCACGATCTCGCTGGTGGACGCCGGCACGGTCGAACTGGTGCGCAGCTTCGGCAAGAACATCGTCAGCTCCGCCGACCTGGTCTCGCGCTTCGAGGCCACGTTGCTCGACGAACAGATCGAATCCCACTTCGCCGCCGGCAAGAAGGTGGACGCCATCACGGCCGCCGCTTTCCAGGAAATCGGGCGCCGCGTGCGCAGCGGCGGCACCAACGAGTTCGACATCCAGAAATTTTTCGCCGAGTCGTTCCAGCGCGAGGACCTGGTCACCGACGACCTGCCCATCGTCGCCGCCAACGCCAACGCCAGCAACCCGCATTACGGCCCGTCCGCCGAGCATCATTCGCCGATCCGCGAGGGCGACCTGGTGCTGCTCGACGTCTGGGCGAAGCAGAACAAGCCCGGCGCCGTCTACTACGACATCACTTGGATGGGCTTCGTCGGCAAGGCGCCGTCGCAGAAGCAGCGCGAAGTTTTTGAGGTGGTGAAACAAGCGCGCGATGCGGGCGTGGAAAAAGTGAAGGCCGCCATTTCCGCCGGACAGAAGATCGCCGGCTGGGAAGTGGACAAGGCGACGCGCGACGTGATTGAAACCGCCGGCTACGGGAAATATTTCATCCATCGCACCGGTCATTCCATTGCCACCGAAGTCCACGGCAACGGCGCCAACATGGATAATCTGGAAATCCACGACGAGCGGCAGATCCTGCCCAATACCTGCTTCTCCGTGGAACCCGGAATTTACCTGCCCGAATTCGGCGTGCGCAGCGAGGTGAATGTGATGGTGCGGAAGGACGCCGCCGAGGTCACCGGGAAAGTGCAGCGCGAGTTGGTGATCATCTGA
- a CDS encoding HigA family addiction module antidote protein, whose protein sequence is MSQKVFAVHPGEILKTEFMDPMNITAYRLAKELDFPGTYDIVRGKRAITADTALRLGKYFGLPAQFWMNLQTDYDLRLAQRSTNLAKIRPHKDAA, encoded by the coding sequence ATGTCTCAAAAGGTATTTGCGGTACATCCCGGAGAGATCCTGAAGACGGAATTCATGGATCCGATGAACATCACCGCGTATCGGCTGGCCAAGGAACTCGATTTCCCGGGGACGTATGACATTGTTCGGGGGAAGCGTGCCATCACCGCCGATACGGCATTGCGCCTGGGCAAGTACTTTGGCCTGCCGGCGCAGTTCTGGATGAATTTGCAGACGGATTACGATCTGCGGCTCGCACAGAGGTCCACGAACCTGGCGAAAATCAGGCCGCATAAGGACGCCGCATAG
- a CDS encoding type II toxin-antitoxin system RelE/ParE family toxin, which produces MIKSFAEPDARRLWEYGTSRRLPASLRRSAFKKLAILNAAVALENLRVPPGNRLEALKGDRAGQYSIRINDRYRVCFLWRDGHAYDVEIVDYH; this is translated from the coding sequence ATGATCAAGAGCTTCGCGGAGCCCGACGCGCGGAGGCTGTGGGAGTACGGCACCAGTCGCCGCCTTCCTGCCTCGTTGCGCCGTTCGGCATTCAAGAAGCTGGCAATTCTGAACGCTGCCGTCGCACTGGAAAACCTGCGCGTACCGCCGGGAAACCGACTCGAGGCACTGAAGGGAGACCGCGCCGGCCAATACAGCATTCGGATTAACGACCGATATCGCGTCTGTTTCCTGTGGCGAGACGGCCATGCATACGATGTCGAAATAGTTGATTACCACTGA
- a CDS encoding GNAT family N-acetyltransferase, whose amino-acid sequence MEILDLRHFSSSDLRPLLDEEAQLWSKLLAWDYSGSAEMILRYIDARILPGYAALEKGRICGYSFFVYEGSKGVIGDLFVEGDGVRYASPIEHPVETRLLTHVIETLQQSPGIHRIEAQLLVHPTGAVARPFLEDGFHRHPRLFMVLPLASSATNGQDRLLSVPEGIDIRRWSEQDYQAAAAVITAAYRGHIDSEINDQYRTIAGSLRFLNNIVRFPGCGQFDGGSSFIAYHRPSRTAVGLILCSRVKNDVGHITQVCVLPEHRGKGIGEALLAANLQDLKRRRFSMLSLTVTEANKSAVELYKRLGYHIERVFDAFVWEG is encoded by the coding sequence GTGGAGATTCTCGATCTCAGGCATTTTTCGTCGTCGGACCTGCGTCCGCTGCTGGACGAAGAGGCACAGCTTTGGTCCAAGCTGCTGGCGTGGGACTACAGCGGTTCGGCGGAGATGATCCTGCGCTACATTGACGCGCGCATCCTGCCCGGCTACGCGGCGCTGGAGAAAGGCCGCATCTGCGGGTACTCGTTCTTCGTCTACGAGGGCAGCAAGGGAGTCATCGGCGATCTGTTTGTGGAAGGCGACGGCGTGCGCTACGCCAGTCCGATTGAGCACCCGGTGGAAACGCGGCTGCTGACGCACGTCATCGAGACGCTGCAGCAGTCTCCGGGCATTCACCGCATCGAGGCGCAACTGCTGGTGCATCCCACGGGCGCGGTGGCGCGGCCGTTCCTGGAAGACGGCTTCCATCGCCATCCGCGCTTGTTCATGGTGCTGCCGTTGGCGTCGAGCGCAACAAACGGGCAGGACAGGCTGCTTTCTGTCCCCGAGGGAATTGATATCCGGCGTTGGAGCGAGCAGGACTACCAGGCGGCGGCGGCGGTGATCACGGCGGCCTACCGCGGGCACATCGATTCCGAGATCAACGACCAGTACCGCACCATCGCCGGATCGCTGCGCTTCCTGAACAATATCGTGCGATTTCCCGGCTGCGGGCAGTTCGACGGCGGCTCCTCCTTTATCGCCTATCACCGCCCTTCGCGAACCGCGGTCGGATTGATCCTGTGTTCGCGGGTGAAGAACGACGTCGGACACATCACGCAGGTGTGCGTCCTTCCCGAGCACCGGGGCAAGGGAATCGGCGAGGCGCTGCTGGCGGCGAACCTGCAGGACCTGAAGCGCCGGCGATTTTCCATGCTGTCGCTGACGGTCACGGAAGCGAACAAATCGGCGGTGGAGTTGTATAAGCGGCTGGGCTACCACATCGAGCGGGTGTTTGACGCGTTCGTGTGGGAAGGCTAA
- a CDS encoding glycosyltransferase family 39 protein, protein MTDTASPAARAQAAAWTELVTLAGFCAYLFYFGLGSFGLVGADEPRYAQIAREMLARNDWITPTLNSLPWLEKPALYYWCAMVSYKLFGVSDWAARVPSAVFATAMIAAMYGFVRRFQAGMQLDAALIAASSAAVIGFGRGASTDIPLAATLTLGLLAWYAWRETGRKPWLAIFYFMVALGTLAKGPVAPVLAGAIIVVFAFVWPGSSTRGRGSETRATQVIAQTLWIPGVLLFFAVALPWYVAVQMKTHQFFQVFILQHNLERFGTNLYSHQQPYWYYVPVFLLGALPWTVYVLAAIVAALRGTTGNQAAPEPGDRQWRAFLLLWIAAPLVVFTISHSKLPGYILPSVPPCALLLADWMRTRRGERAAAPLAIFHSLACGLLLGGALLAPYFIVRLHPPAQATTIAAVAAAVIAVAMLASLRWQGLRVLRFVTLVPVVLGLAFVLRVSAPAIDRTQSARPVALELARLDTRGAQLSAFNVTRELEYGLDFYRNQPLLRYERGEVPAGDHLLIARTGSEAQLETLLAPRRLSHVGGFAPQHLEFYWVSSGSGHQHHVP, encoded by the coding sequence GTGACCGATACGGCCTCTCCTGCCGCCCGCGCCCAAGCCGCCGCCTGGACCGAACTGGTGACGCTGGCGGGCTTCTGCGCCTACCTCTTCTACTTCGGGTTGGGAAGTTTCGGGCTGGTCGGCGCCGATGAGCCACGGTATGCGCAGATCGCGCGCGAGATGCTCGCCCGCAACGACTGGATCACGCCCACGCTCAACAGCCTGCCGTGGCTGGAAAAACCGGCGCTGTATTACTGGTGCGCCATGGTTTCCTACAAACTCTTCGGGGTGAGCGACTGGGCGGCGCGCGTGCCCTCCGCCGTGTTTGCCACCGCGATGATCGCGGCTATGTACGGCTTCGTGCGGCGTTTCCAGGCCGGCATGCAGCTCGATGCCGCGCTGATCGCCGCTTCGTCTGCGGCCGTCATTGGATTTGGCCGCGGCGCGTCCACCGACATTCCGCTGGCGGCGACGCTTACCCTGGGACTGCTCGCGTGGTACGCCTGGCGGGAGACCGGACGCAAACCGTGGCTGGCTATTTTCTATTTCATGGTTGCGCTGGGCACGCTGGCAAAAGGTCCGGTCGCGCCGGTGCTGGCGGGCGCGATCATCGTTGTGTTTGCGTTCGTGTGGCCCGGGTCTTCGACCCGGGGACGCGGGTCAGAAACCCGCGCCACACAGGTAATCGCGCAAACACTGTGGATTCCGGGCGTGTTGTTGTTTTTCGCCGTCGCGCTGCCTTGGTATGTCGCAGTGCAAATGAAGACGCACCAGTTTTTCCAGGTGTTCATCCTGCAGCACAACCTGGAGCGCTTCGGGACCAACCTGTATAGCCACCAGCAGCCCTACTGGTATTACGTACCGGTTTTCCTGCTCGGCGCGCTGCCGTGGACGGTGTACGTACTGGCGGCAATTGTGGCAGCGCTGCGCGGCACGACCGGAAATCAGGCAGCGCCGGAACCTGGCGACCGGCAATGGCGCGCGTTCCTGCTGCTGTGGATCGCGGCGCCGCTGGTGGTGTTCACGATTTCGCACTCGAAACTGCCGGGTTACATTCTGCCTTCCGTCCCACCGTGCGCGCTGCTGCTTGCCGATTGGATGAGAACGCGCCGGGGCGAGCGCGCGGCTGCGCCGTTGGCCATTTTTCATTCGCTGGCGTGCGGGCTGCTGCTCGGAGGAGCGCTGCTGGCGCCCTACTTCATCGTGCGCCTGCATCCGCCGGCGCAGGCGACCACCATCGCCGCCGTTGCCGCCGCGGTGATCGCCGTCGCCATGCTGGCCAGTTTGCGCTGGCAGGGCCTGCGCGTGCTGCGCTTTGTCACGCTGGTGCCGGTGGTGCTGGGGCTGGCATTCGTGCTGCGAGTGAGCGCGCCGGCCATTGACCGCACCCAATCGGCGCGGCCGGTGGCGCTTGAGCTGGCGCGGCTGGATACGCGCGGCGCGCAGCTTTCCGCGTTCAACGTCACCCGCGAGCTGGAGTATGGCCTGGATTTTTACCGCAACCAGCCGCTGTTGCGCTACGAGCGCGGCGAGGTGCCTGCGGGCGACCACCTGCTGATCGCGCGCACCGGCTCGGAAGCGCAACTCGAGACGCTGCTCGCGCCGCGGCGGCTGTCGCATGTGGGCGGGTTTGCGCCCCAGCACCTCGAGTTTTATTGGGTTTCGTCCGGTTCCGGCCATCAGCACCATGTACCGTAA